GATCCCCGATCGAGGGCTCTTCGGCGTCTTCCTCGCCAATGTCTCCAAGCCGTCGCGCGTGGGCGAGCTCGACGAGGAGATGGTCTACGAGTCCCGGGTGGGCGATGTCTTCGCGCTCGGGTCGAGCTCCTGGCGGATCGAGGAGATCACCCCCGACCGGGTGCTCGTCTCGCCCGCGCCCGGCCAGCCCGCTCGCCTGCCCTTCTGGAAGGGCGAGTCCGTCGGGCGTCCGGTCGAGCTCGGGCGGGCGCTGGGCCGCTTCCTGCGCCAGGGCGGCGACACCGGGCAGCTCGACGAGTGGGCGGCGAGCAATCTCCAGTCCTATCTGGACGATCAGCGCGCGGCGATCCGGCAGCTCCCCGACGACCGCACGATCGTGGTCGAGCGGTTCCGCGACGAGCTGGGCGACTGGCGCATCGCGGTGCACTGCCTGCTCGGCGCCCCGGTCAACGCCCCCTGGGCGCTCGCGATCGGCCGCCGCCTCACCGAGCGCTTCGGCCTCGACGCGCAGGTGCTGCCGAGCGACGACGGCATCGTCATCCGGCTGCCCGACACCGCCGAGGAACCACCCGCCGCCGATCTGATCGTCTTCGAGCCCGACGAGATCCAGGCGATCGTGCGCGACGCGGTCGGCACCTCCGCGCTCTTCGCCGCACGGTTCCGCGAGTGCGCCGCCCGATCGCTGCTGCTGCCCCGGCGCAATCCCGGCAAACGCCAGCCGCTCTGGCAGCAGCGCCAGCGCTCGGCCCAGCTCCTCGACGTGGCCCGTGAGTACCCGGACTTCCCGGTCACCCTGGAGGCGGCCCGGGAGTGCCTGCGCGACGTCTTCGACCTGCCGGCGCTCGGCGACCTCATGCGCGACCTGCAGAGTCGCAAGATCCGGCTGATCGAGGCCGAGACGCCGAAGCCGTCGCCCTTCGCCCGGTCGCTGCTGTTCGGCTATGTCGGCGCCTTCCTCTACGAGGGCGACGCGCCGCTCGCCGAGCGCCGGGCGGCGGCCCTCGCGCTCGACCCGACTCTCCTCGGCGAGCTGCTCGGCCGCATCGAGATCGCCGAGCTGCTCGACCCGGCCGTCATCGTCAGCACCGAGGCCTCGCTGCGCTGGCTCACCGAGGAACGCCGCCTGCGCGACGGCGAGGACGTGGTCGAGGTGCTGCGCCGCATCGGCGATCTCAGCGCCGAGGAGCTCGACGTGCGGGGGGCGCAGGCGGAGTGGCTCGACACGCTCGTCGCCACCCGTCGGATAGTCGCCGTCGGCATCGCCGGTGAGCAGCGGTACATCGTCGCCGAGGACGCCGGGCGCTACTCGGCCGCGCTGGGCACGCCGCTGCCACCGGGACTCGCCGAGGCGGTGCTCACCGCAGGCGTGGATCCGCTCGGCGACCTGCTCGGCCGTTATGCACGGACGCACACGCCCTTCACCACCCACGCGTGCGCGACCCGATTCGGGCTCGGCACCGCCGTCGTCTCGCACGCCCTGCGCGGACTCAGCGCCCGTGGCCGGCTCGTCCGCGTCGACGGCGACGACTTCGCCGGGGAGCGCTGGTGCGACCCCGAGGTCCTCCGTCTGCTGCGCCGCCGGTCGCTCGCCGCGCTGCGCAAGGAGATCGAGCCCGTGCCGCCCGCCGCGCTCGGCCGATTCCTGGCCCGCTGGCAGCGGATCGGCTTCTCCCGTCGCAGCGAGGGCCTCGACGCCGTCGCCGCCGCCATCGACCAGCTCGGCGGTGTCGCGATCCCGGCCTCCGCGTGGGAGCGGCTCGTGCTGCCGACGCGGATCGCCGACTATCGTCCGTCCTATCTCGACGAACTCTGCACCACCGGCGAGGTGCTCTGGTCCGGCAGCGGCGCGATCGCGGGCGGCGACGGCTGGGTGACCTTCGCCTTCGCGGACGCGGCGCCGCTGCTGCTGCCCCCGGCGCTGCCGATCGCCGAGGACGGCCCCGAGGCGGCCGTGCTCGCCGCGCTCGGCGACGGGCAGGCCCTCTTCTTCCGGCAGCTCGTCGAGCGGCTCTCGCTGCCCACCGAGACGGTCCTGGCGGCCCTCTGGGAGCTCGTCTGGTCGGGGTTGGTCAGCAATGACACCCTCGCCCCGCTGCGGGCGTCGCTGACCGGCACCGGTGCGCACAAAGCGCGCCCGGGTCCCGCCCGCGCCCGGGTCCGCCGTCCCTCCCTCAACTCCCTCGCCCGCGCGGCCGCGCCCCTGACCTCCGCAGGCCGGTGGTACGCGTTGCCGCCCCGCGATCTCGACCCCACGCGCCGGGGTGCCGCCGTGGCGGATGCCCTGCTGGAGCGCTACGGCGTCGTCACCCGCGGCGTCGCAGCCGGGCTCGTCGGCGGCTTCGCCGGGGTCTATCCGGTGCTCGCCGCGATGGAGGACCGGGGTGCCGTCCGGCGGGGCTACTTCGTCGACGGGCTCGGCGCCGCCCAGTTCGCCCTCCCCGGCGCCGTCGACCGGCTACGGGCGCTGACCGAGCCGTCCCGCGAGCCGGTTGCGCTGGTGCTGGCGGCGACCGATCCCGCCAATCCATACGGCGCGGCGCTGCCCTGGCCCGCGACGGAGGAGGGGCACCGGGCCGGCCGACGGGCGGGCGCGCTGGTGGTGCTCGTCGACGGCGAGCTCGCCCTCTATGTCGAGCGGGGCGGCAAGACGCTTCTCTCCTATCTCGACGGTGAAGAGGCGTTGGGGCTGGCCGCAGCGGCTCTGGCGACCGCGGCCAAGGACGGCTGGCTGGACGGGCTGCGGATCGAGCGGGCCGACGGCGAGTCCGTGCTCGACTCACCGCTCGCCGCCGCGCTGCACGTCGCGGGATTCCGGGTCACCCCTAGGGGATTAATCCTGCGTCCCTAAGCATGCCTTCAGCTATTAGGCTGCTGCTTCATGACCGTTCCCCTCGACGTGTCCTCGGTGCGGCTCCCGACCAAGCGCGACGCCTACGTCGACTTCCTCCGGGCGGCGAGCCTCATCGTCGTGGTGATCTGGCACTGGGCCTTCACGATCCTCTCCTGGAGCGCCGACGGGCCGCACGCGACGAGCCCGCTCGGCTTCACCAGGGGCTTCTGGCTCGTCACGTGGCTCTTCCAGGTGATGCCGCTCTTCTTCTACATCGGCGGCTATGTCCACCTGCGCTCCTGGGACCGGGCCAGCCAGACCGGAGTGGGGCTCGGCGTCTTCGTCTGGCGCCGCATCCGCAAGCTCGCCCTGCCCGCCCTGATCGTGCTGCTCGCCTGGGTCGTCGTGGGTTCGATCCTCGGCTCCTACTTCAAGCTCCAGGGCGCGAGCCGGGCGGTCAAGCTCATCGTCAGCCCCATGTGGTTCCTCGGCGTCTACCTGATGCTGATCGCCCTGCTCCCGGCCGCGCTCTGGCTGCACCGGCGGTTCGGCTCGATGGTGCTGATCTGGCTCGCCGGACTCGCGATGTGCGTCGACGTCGTGCGCTTCAACGTCGGCATCGAGGAGGCCGGCTGGCTCAACATGGTGCTGATCTGGGGACTCGCGCACCAGGCGGGGTTCTTCTACCACCGGGTGGTGGACGCGCCGCGCCGGTCCGACTGGACGCTGCTGTGGGCGGGGCTGTTCGGACTGATCGGGCTGGTCGGGTCCGGGCTCTACCCGGGGTCGATGGTCGGCGTACCGGGGGAGCGGTTCTCCAACATGGCACCGCCCACCTTCGTCATCGTCGCGCTGCTGCTCTTCCAGATCGGCGTCGTCGAGCTGCTGCGCCCGATGATGGAGCGGCGGCTGGAGCGCCCGCGCTGGAGCCGTGCCAACGACGTGATCAACCGGTTCTCGCTGCCGCTCTACCTCGTGCACACGACCGGACTCGCGATCTTCCTCTTCGCCGCCTGGCTGTGGTTCGGCTACGAGTTCGACGACAGCACCGATCTCAGCCTCTGGTGGTGGCTGGGCCGGCCCCTCGCCGTCGTGGGCCCGCTGGTCTGCACGCTCCCGGTGATCGTCCTTTTCACCAAGGTACGCCGCCCTCGTTCACCCGATCGCCCCTGACGAAGGTGTCCAATCCAGACTAACGTCGATGTCATGGCTGGATACACCACCGTGAGCTTCACGACCGATTACGGATTGTCGGACGGGTTCGTCGCCGCATGCCACGGCGTCATCGCCCGCATGGCGCCGACGGTCCGCATCATCGACGTCTCGCACCTCGTCGCGCCGGGTGATGTCCCACGGGGAGCGGCCGTGCTGGCGCAGACCGTGCCGCACCTGCCCAAGGGCGTTCACGTCGCCGTCGTCGACCCCGGCGTCGGCACCGCCCGGCGAGGCATCTGCATCACCACCCCCAACGGGCTGCTCGTCGGCCCCGACAACGGGCTGCTCCCCTGGGCGGCGGAGGCCCTCGGCGGCATCTCCGGCGTGGTCAGCCTGGAGAACAAGGACTGGTTCTCGTCGGTCGTCTCGCGTACCTTCCACGGCCGCGACATCTTCGCCCCCGTCGCCGCCCGGCTCGCGCTGGGGATCCCCGCCGCCGAAGCCGGTCCCCGCGTCGATCCGATGACGCTGATCCGGCTGCCCGATCCGGTCGTCGCGATCGGCGACGGCTGGCTGGAGGCGGAGGTCCTCACGATCGACCGCTTCGGCAACGTGCAGCTCGCCGCCCCGGGTTCGCTGCTCGGTGGACTGCCGGGCCGGATGACGGTCGGCGGCTGCCGTGCGGTCAACGGCTCGACCTTCGCCGACGTGCCCTCGGGCGGGATGGTCGTCTACCCGGACTCCGCCGACCGGATCGCGGTGGCGGTCAACGGCGGCCGGGCAGCGGTGGTCCTGGCCGTCACCCCCGGCGACGTGATCCGCATCGCCGCCTGAACTTTAATGCTGGACACGCCGCGAAATCTGCAACAAAAGTCAGTATCGAATCGGTCCTGACTTTTGTTGCAATTCGTCCGGCGTGTCCAGCATTAAAGTTCAGGGGTCAGGTCATCGACGACGTGGCGAGCTTCAGGCTGAAGCCGAGGAACAGCGCGCCCACCGCGCTCGTCCCGGCCGCCGCGAGCCGCTTGCGGCGCTCGAACTGCGCAGCCAGATAGGTCCCCGCGAAGATCAGCGCACTCAGGTAGATCAGGCTCGTGATCTGCAGGATCACCCCGAGCACCAGGAACGTGATCGCCGGGTGCGGGTACGCCGGGTCCACGAACTGCGTGAAGAACGAGATCAGGAAGAGGATCGCCTTGGGGTTGATGATGCTGACGATGAACGCCCGCCGGAACGGGTGCGGTTCGGCCACCTCCTGCACCGCAGCGGCCACCTCACCCCGCTGCCGCCACGACTTGACCGCGCCGATCAGCATCCGCACGCCGAGGTAGGCGAGGTAGGCCGCGCCCGCGTACTTGAGGGCGGTGTAGACCGGCGGGAACGCCCGCAGCAACGACGCCACCCCGAGCGCTGTCGCGACCATCAGGATCGCGTCGCCGAGGAAGACGCCGCTGACCGCGCGATAGCCGGCCCGCACCCCGCGCTGAGCGGCGGTGGCCAGCACGAACATGGAATTCGGTCCCGGCAGCAGGATGATCGCGATGGTGCCGATGACATAGGTGGGAAGATCCGTTACGCCGAGCATGGCTGACACTATGCCTCGCCGATCGGTCGGGGCAGTAGTCGTCCGATCAGCGCTTCCCGGGCCGCCGGCCACTCGTCGGCGGTCATGCCGAAGACCGCGGTGTCGCGCCAGGTGCCGTCGGCGAGCTTCTTGTGCCGCCGCAGGGTGCCCTCGCGGGTGGCGCCGAGCCGCTCGATCGCGGTGTGCGAGCGGACGTTGTGCGAGTGCGCCTCCCACTGCACCCGGACGCAGCCCAGCGTCTCGAAGGCGTGGGTGAGCAGCAGCAGCTTGGACTCGGTGTTGACGCCGCTGCGCCACCAGCGCTGGCCGAGCGCGGTGATGCCGATGTTGACCGACCGGTTGAGCTG
This portion of the Allocatelliglobosispora scoriae genome encodes:
- a CDS encoding SAM hydrolase/SAM-dependent halogenase family protein translates to MAGYTTVSFTTDYGLSDGFVAACHGVIARMAPTVRIIDVSHLVAPGDVPRGAAVLAQTVPHLPKGVHVAVVDPGVGTARRGICITTPNGLLVGPDNGLLPWAAEALGGISGVVSLENKDWFSSVVSRTFHGRDIFAPVAARLALGIPAAEAGPRVDPMTLIRLPDPVVAIGDGWLEAEVLTIDRFGNVQLAAPGSLLGGLPGRMTVGGCRAVNGSTFADVPSGGMVVYPDSADRIAVAVNGGRAAVVLAVTPGDVIRIAA
- the leuE gene encoding leucine efflux protein LeuE — translated: MVSAMLGVTDLPTYVIGTIAIILLPGPNSMFVLATAAQRGVRAGYRAVSGVFLGDAILMVATALGVASLLRAFPPVYTALKYAGAAYLAYLGVRMLIGAVKSWRQRGEVAAAVQEVAEPHPFRRAFIVSIINPKAILFLISFFTQFVDPAYPHPAITFLVLGVILQITSLIYLSALIFAGTYLAAQFERRKRLAAAGTSAVGALFLGFSLKLATSSMT
- a CDS encoding acyltransferase family protein; its protein translation is MTVPLDVSSVRLPTKRDAYVDFLRAASLIVVVIWHWAFTILSWSADGPHATSPLGFTRGFWLVTWLFQVMPLFFYIGGYVHLRSWDRASQTGVGLGVFVWRRIRKLALPALIVLLAWVVVGSILGSYFKLQGASRAVKLIVSPMWFLGVYLMLIALLPAALWLHRRFGSMVLIWLAGLAMCVDVVRFNVGIEEAGWLNMVLIWGLAHQAGFFYHRVVDAPRRSDWTLLWAGLFGLIGLVGSGLYPGSMVGVPGERFSNMAPPTFVIVALLLFQIGVVELLRPMMERRLERPRWSRANDVINRFSLPLYLVHTTGLAIFLFAAWLWFGYEFDDSTDLSLWWWLGRPLAVVGPLVCTLPVIVLFTKVRRPRSPDRP
- a CDS encoding ATP-dependent helicase is translated as MSGVSAAGEVMAAFGPATRAWFTSAFAEPTAAQEGAWRAVAAGRNALVVAPTGSGKTLAAFLWAIDQLAHEPSTGTTRVLYLSPIKALAVDVERNLRAPLVGIRHAADRLGLPRPEITVGMRTGDTPADERRAFVRRPPDILITTPESLFLLLTSQARDALRHVETVIVDEVHAVAGTKRGAHLALSLERLDALLAKPAQRIGLSATVRPVETVAAFLGGAAPVEVVRPPSTKTIEVAVQVPLADMTALDESRPDDDGPRRASIWPAVEERVLDLIQAHHSTIVFANSRRGAERLCARLNELAFERAGGVPAAQSGLPAQIMAQAGQAEGAPPVIARAHHGSVSKEERKQIEEALKSGRLPAVVATSSLELGIDMGAVDLVVQVQAPPSVAAGLQRVGRAGHQVGAVSRGVVFPLHRGDLLSCAVVGRRMVDGEIEEIVPPRNPLDVLAQQIIAMVAMEPWTVPELAAVVRRSSPFAELPDSALWAVLDMLAGRYPSTDFAELRPRLVWDRAADTLTARPGAQRLAVTSGGTIPDRGLFGVFLANVSKPSRVGELDEEMVYESRVGDVFALGSSSWRIEEITPDRVLVSPAPGQPARLPFWKGESVGRPVELGRALGRFLRQGGDTGQLDEWAASNLQSYLDDQRAAIRQLPDDRTIVVERFRDELGDWRIAVHCLLGAPVNAPWALAIGRRLTERFGLDAQVLPSDDGIVIRLPDTAEEPPAADLIVFEPDEIQAIVRDAVGTSALFAARFRECAARSLLLPRRNPGKRQPLWQQRQRSAQLLDVAREYPDFPVTLEAARECLRDVFDLPALGDLMRDLQSRKIRLIEAETPKPSPFARSLLFGYVGAFLYEGDAPLAERRAAALALDPTLLGELLGRIEIAELLDPAVIVSTEASLRWLTEERRLRDGEDVVEVLRRIGDLSAEELDVRGAQAEWLDTLVATRRIVAVGIAGEQRYIVAEDAGRYSAALGTPLPPGLAEAVLTAGVDPLGDLLGRYARTHTPFTTHACATRFGLGTAVVSHALRGLSARGRLVRVDGDDFAGERWCDPEVLRLLRRRSLAALRKEIEPVPPAALGRFLARWQRIGFSRRSEGLDAVAAAIDQLGGVAIPASAWERLVLPTRIADYRPSYLDELCTTGEVLWSGSGAIAGGDGWVTFAFADAAPLLLPPALPIAEDGPEAAVLAALGDGQALFFRQLVERLSLPTETVLAALWELVWSGLVSNDTLAPLRASLTGTGAHKARPGPARARVRRPSLNSLARAAAPLTSAGRWYALPPRDLDPTRRGAAVADALLERYGVVTRGVAAGLVGGFAGVYPVLAAMEDRGAVRRGYFVDGLGAAQFALPGAVDRLRALTEPSREPVALVLAATDPANPYGAALPWPATEEGHRAGRRAGALVVLVDGELALYVERGGKTLLSYLDGEEALGLAAAALATAAKDGWLDGLRIERADGESVLDSPLAAALHVAGFRVTPRGLILRP